The sequence below is a genomic window from Mesorhizobium shangrilense.
TGAGCAGACCACGAAAAAGGCCCGAACCGCCATGCGGTCCGGGCCGTTGTCACGGGCATCGAAGATCGAAGCTATTTCCAGTCGCGGATGTCGACGAAGTGGCCGGCGATCGCCGCCGCCGCCGCCATCGCCGGCGACACAAGATGGGTGCGGCCCTTGAAACCCTGCCGGCCCTCGAAATTGCGGTTCGAGGTCGAGGCGCAGCGTTCATGCGGCTTCAGCCGGTCGTCGTTCATGGCCAGGCACATCGAGCAGCCGGGCTCGCGCCAGTCGAAACCGGCGGCGAGGAAGATCTTGTCGAGACCTTCGGCTTCCGCCTGTTCCTTGACCAGGCCGGAGCCCGGCACGATCATCGCATCGACATGCGCGCTGACCTTCTTGCCTTCGACCACCTTGGCTACGGCGCGCAAATCCTCGATGCGGCCATTGGTGCAGGAGCCGATGAAGACGCGGTCGAGCGAAATGTCGGTGATCTTGGTTCCCGGCGTCAGGCCCATATAGTCGAGCGCGCGCTGCTTGGAGGTGCGCTTGTTCTCGTCGGTGATATCCTCCGGATTCGGCACGATACCCTGTACCGACACGACATCCTCGGGCGAGGAGCCCCAGGAGACGATCGGCGGCAGTTTCGCCGCGTCGAGCACGATCACCTTGTCGAAATGCGCGCCCTCGTCGGACTGCAGCGTCTTCCAGTATTCGAGTGCCGCATCCCACGCCGCGCCCTTCGGCGCGCGCGGCTTGTCCTTGACATAGGCGAAGGTCGTCTCGTCAGCCGCGATCAGGCCGGCGCGCGCACCGCCTTCGATCGACATGTTGCAGATCGTCATGCGGCCTTCCATCGACAACG
It includes:
- the leuC gene encoding 3-isopropylmalate dehydratase large subunit; amino-acid sequence: MSAPRTLYDKIFDDHIVDRQDDGTCLLYIDRHLVHEVTSPQAFEGLRMSGRKVRHPEKTLAVVDHNVSTSPERKFGIKNEESRIQVEALARNARDFGVEYYSENDIRQGIVHIIGPEQGFTLPGMTIVCGDSHTSTHGAFGALAHGIGTSEVEHVLATQTLIQRKAKNMLVRVDGQLPEGVTAKDIILAIIGEIGTAGGTGYVIEYAGEAIRALSMEGRMTICNMSIEGGARAGLIAADETTFAYVKDKPRAPKGAAWDAALEYWKTLQSDEGAHFDKVIVLDAAKLPPIVSWGSSPEDVVSVQGIVPNPEDITDENKRTSKQRALDYMGLTPGTKITDISLDRVFIGSCTNGRIEDLRAVAKVVEGKKVSAHVDAMIVPGSGLVKEQAEAEGLDKIFLAAGFDWREPGCSMCLAMNDDRLKPHERCASTSNRNFEGRQGFKGRTHLVSPAMAAAAAIAGHFVDIRDWK